One Azospirillum sp. B510 genomic window carries:
- a CDS encoding nuclear transport factor 2 family protein — translation MTDRDTLLALNQAFYRAFTNRDAAAMEALWAETLPVSCIHPGWTALFGRDAVLTSWRDVLRAPSGIAVQARNERVTLHGDTALVVCEEMLGDAVLAATNLFAREKGSWRLAHHQAGPIAPPRADVEIPAKMPRRLH, via the coding sequence ATGACTGACCGCGACACGCTGCTGGCCCTGAACCAAGCCTTCTACCGGGCCTTCACCAACCGTGACGCCGCCGCGATGGAAGCCCTGTGGGCGGAAACCCTGCCCGTCTCCTGCATCCATCCCGGCTGGACCGCCCTGTTCGGACGCGACGCGGTGCTGACCAGCTGGCGGGATGTTCTGCGGGCGCCGAGCGGCATCGCCGTGCAGGCCCGCAACGAGCGCGTGACCCTGCACGGCGACACCGCGCTTGTGGTCTGCGAGGAAATGCTGGGTGACGCCGTCCTGGCCGCCACCAATCTGTTCGCCCGCGAAAAGGGCAGCTGGCGCCTCGCCCATCATCAGGCCGGCCCCATCGCGCCCCCCCGCGCCGATGTCGAAATCCCGGCCAAGATGCCACGGCGCCTGCACTGA
- the gltX gene encoding glutamate--tRNA ligase codes for MSTAVRFAPSPTGRIHVGNVRQALVNWLFARKTGGSFLFRLDDTDEERSTREFADAIAADLTWLGLTWDRFARESDRYPRYDEATAALKAAGRLYPCYETPEELNLKRASLVSQGRPPIYDRAALRLTDEDRARLEGEGRKAHWRFKLTPTPVEWTDLVRGPVRFEGTALSDPVLIREDGRPLYTLTSVVDDVDFAITHVIRGEDHVANTAVQIQIFEAMGAAVPVFAHLPLLTDAGGQGLSKRLGSLSVGSLRDEDGIEPMAVNSLLAKLGTSDPIEARLTLDELAAEFDLSKVARGTPKFDPEELGRLNARILHLTPFEAVASRLEALGLTGADAAFWEAVRPNLARLDDARDWWAVTHAPVAPLVEDAGFLAQAAALLPDEPWDLGTWGAWTNAVKGATGRKGKELFLPLRRALTGRDHGPELKNLLPLIGRARSLRRLAGETA; via the coding sequence ATGTCCACCGCCGTCCGTTTCGCCCCCAGCCCGACCGGCCGCATCCATGTCGGCAATGTGCGCCAGGCGCTCGTCAACTGGCTGTTCGCGCGCAAGACCGGCGGCAGCTTCCTTTTCCGGCTCGACGACACCGACGAGGAACGCTCCACCCGGGAATTCGCCGACGCCATCGCCGCCGACCTGACCTGGCTCGGCCTGACCTGGGACCGCTTCGCCCGCGAGAGCGACCGCTATCCGCGCTATGACGAGGCGACGGCCGCGCTGAAGGCCGCCGGCCGGCTCTATCCCTGCTACGAGACGCCGGAGGAACTGAACCTCAAGCGCGCCAGCCTGGTGTCGCAGGGCCGCCCGCCGATCTACGACCGTGCGGCGTTGCGCCTCACCGACGAGGACCGCGCCCGGCTGGAAGGGGAGGGGCGCAAGGCCCATTGGCGCTTCAAGCTGACCCCGACTCCGGTGGAATGGACCGATCTGGTCCGTGGGCCGGTGCGGTTCGAGGGCACGGCGCTGAGCGATCCCGTGCTGATCCGCGAGGATGGCCGGCCGCTCTACACCCTGACCAGCGTGGTCGACGACGTCGATTTCGCCATCACCCACGTCATCCGCGGCGAGGACCATGTCGCCAACACCGCGGTGCAGATCCAGATCTTCGAGGCCATGGGCGCCGCGGTGCCGGTCTTCGCCCATCTGCCGCTGCTGACCGATGCCGGCGGGCAGGGGCTGTCGAAGCGGCTGGGCAGCCTGTCGGTCGGCAGCCTGCGCGACGAGGACGGCATCGAGCCGATGGCGGTCAACAGCCTGCTGGCCAAGCTCGGCACCTCCGACCCGATCGAGGCGCGGCTGACGCTGGACGAGCTGGCCGCCGAGTTCGACCTGTCGAAGGTCGCGCGCGGCACGCCGAAATTCGATCCGGAGGAGCTTGGCCGGCTGAACGCCCGAATCCTGCACCTGACGCCGTTCGAGGCGGTGGCGTCGCGGCTGGAGGCGTTGGGCCTGACCGGCGCCGACGCCGCCTTCTGGGAGGCGGTGCGGCCTAACCTGGCCCGGCTGGACGATGCGCGCGACTGGTGGGCGGTGACCCATGCGCCGGTGGCGCCGCTCGTCGAGGATGCCGGCTTCCTGGCCCAGGCGGCGGCGCTGCTGCCCGACGAGCCGTGGGACCTCGGCACCTGGGGCGCCTGGACCAATGCGGTGAAGGGCGCCACCGGGCGCAAGGGCAAGGAGCTGTTCCTTCCCTTGCGCCGGGCGCTGACCGGGCGCGACCATGGACCGGAATTGAAGAACCTGCTACCCCTGATCGGACGGGCGCGCAGCCTGCGGCGCCTAGCCGGCGAAACCGCCTGA
- a CDS encoding serine hydrolase domain-containing protein, translated as MRRRLLCGVLCLLLWSIPLGQIGAIGLDPLPGPLSGRPPEAPPDSLAAAMTRAVEERQPPPGAGGLVVGVIRDGRTLVVGRGDAGWPDGGPPDGRTLFQIASLTKPFTGTIMAELMREGRVAPDDPLQRHLRRVGPVPLAHMPEFDGRPIRLRDLATHTAGLPNVPETPRFSWSRLEDPRNPYKTLSRAELARWLSGYRPPVPSGVRFSYSNAGMALLGEALSAAAGQSYDALLKRVVTERFGLSDTTLHPTAEQLARKAIGHARGRIVPDWEAPAMLPAFGLYSSADDLLRWLSANLGDCPASSSAGADNGGHGCAPAVAATLALAQSVQVEGRALADPGSLGTGAMALGWFVAWAADGTPIHWHSGATGGFNAYIAFSRAHRWGVVALTNSDPDQVIADHVAIDLVRRLEALPEVASLP; from the coding sequence ATGCGGCGGCGGCTGCTCTGTGGCGTTCTGTGTCTGCTGCTGTGGAGCATTCCGCTTGGCCAGATCGGGGCGATCGGCCTGGATCCCCTTCCCGGTCCGCTCTCGGGCAGGCCGCCGGAAGCGCCGCCGGATTCCTTGGCCGCCGCGATGACCCGCGCCGTGGAGGAGCGGCAGCCTCCCCCCGGTGCCGGCGGTCTGGTGGTCGGGGTGATCCGCGATGGCCGGACCCTCGTGGTCGGGCGCGGCGATGCCGGATGGCCGGACGGCGGTCCGCCCGATGGGCGCACCCTGTTCCAGATCGCCTCCCTGACCAAGCCCTTCACCGGCACCATCATGGCGGAGCTGATGCGGGAGGGCCGCGTCGCCCCCGATGATCCGCTGCAACGCCATCTGCGCCGGGTTGGTCCGGTTCCGCTCGCCCATATGCCGGAATTCGACGGTCGTCCGATCCGGCTCCGCGACCTCGCCACCCACACCGCCGGCCTGCCCAACGTGCCGGAAACGCCCCGCTTTTCCTGGAGCCGGCTGGAGGACCCACGCAATCCCTACAAGACGCTGTCGCGGGCGGAACTGGCGCGGTGGCTGTCCGGTTACCGTCCGCCGGTGCCGTCGGGTGTGCGCTTCAGCTACTCCAATGCCGGCATGGCGCTGTTGGGGGAGGCGCTGTCCGCCGCCGCCGGCCAATCCTATGACGCGTTGCTGAAACGGGTGGTGACCGAGCGTTTCGGCCTGTCCGACACCACCCTGCATCCGACGGCGGAGCAGTTGGCGCGCAAGGCGATCGGCCATGCCCGGGGCCGTATCGTGCCGGATTGGGAGGCGCCGGCGATGCTGCCGGCCTTCGGTCTCTATTCCTCCGCCGATGATCTGTTGCGCTGGCTTTCCGCAAATCTCGGCGACTGTCCGGCCTCCTCTTCAGCCGGTGCCGATAACGGTGGCCATGGCTGCGCTCCGGCGGTGGCCGCGACCCTCGCCCTGGCCCAGTCGGTGCAGGTGGAGGGTCGGGCGCTGGCCGATCCCGGCAGCCTGGGGACCGGGGCGATGGCGCTGGGTTGGTTCGTCGCCTGGGCCGCGGACGGGACGCCGATCCATTGGCATTCCGGGGCGACCGGCGGCTTCAATGCCTACATCGCCTTTTCCAGGGCGCACCGCTGGGGTGTGGTGGCGTTGACCAACAGCGACCCCGATCAGGTCATCGCCGATCATGTGGCGATCGACCTTGTCCGCCGTCTGGAGGCGCTGCCGGAGGTGGCGAGTCTCCCCTGA
- the cysS gene encoding cysteine--tRNA ligase, whose amino-acid sequence MPLDLYNTLTRRKERFEPLRPDHVGMYVCGPTVYDTAHIGNARPVVVFDLLFRLLSRLYPAVTYVRNITDVDDKIIDRARDSGEPIDALTARTTDLFHADMDALNALRPTIEPRATQHIGQMIALIATLIERGNAYAAEGHVLFSVPSMPSYGQLSRRSLEDMIAGARVEVAPYKRDASDFVLWKPSSPDQPGWDSPWGRGRPGWHIECSAMAKEHLGVTFDIHGGGLDLIFPHHENEIAQSCCANGTDRLARTWVHNGFVTVEGEKMSKSLGNFFTVHDLLDEFPGEAIRLTLLSAHYRQPLDFTREGIRQAKGALDRWYQALRGDPAPAAAAVPFDVLAALEDDLNSPLAIAHLHELATAVNKARSDAEKAAAKGALLAAGQQLGLLRQDPEAWFRWAPTGGVEGLSDAEVERLIIDRKTARAAKNFAEADRIRKELADKGIVLEDGPQGTSWKRG is encoded by the coding sequence GTGCCGTTGGACCTCTACAACACGCTGACCCGCCGCAAGGAGCGCTTCGAGCCGCTTCGCCCGGACCATGTCGGCATGTATGTCTGTGGTCCGACCGTCTATGACACCGCCCATATCGGCAACGCCCGGCCGGTGGTGGTGTTCGACCTGCTGTTCCGGCTGTTGTCGCGGCTCTATCCGGCGGTGACCTATGTCCGCAACATCACCGATGTCGACGACAAGATCATCGACCGCGCGCGCGACAGCGGCGAGCCGATCGACGCGCTGACCGCGCGCACCACCGACCTGTTCCATGCCGACATGGACGCGCTGAACGCGCTGCGCCCGACCATCGAGCCGCGGGCGACCCAGCATATCGGCCAGATGATCGCGCTGATCGCCACGCTGATCGAACGCGGCAACGCCTATGCGGCGGAAGGACATGTGCTGTTCTCGGTGCCGTCGATGCCGAGCTACGGCCAGCTGTCGCGCCGCTCGCTGGAGGACATGATCGCCGGCGCGCGGGTGGAGGTGGCGCCCTACAAGCGCGACGCCTCCGACTTCGTGCTGTGGAAGCCCAGCAGCCCCGACCAGCCCGGCTGGGACAGCCCCTGGGGCCGCGGCCGTCCGGGCTGGCACATCGAATGCTCCGCCATGGCGAAGGAGCATCTGGGCGTCACCTTCGATATCCATGGCGGCGGGCTGGACCTGATCTTCCCGCATCATGAGAACGAGATCGCGCAGAGCTGCTGCGCCAACGGCACCGACCGGCTGGCCCGCACCTGGGTCCACAACGGCTTCGTCACGGTCGAAGGCGAGAAGATGTCGAAGTCGCTCGGCAACTTCTTCACCGTGCACGATCTGCTGGACGAATTCCCCGGCGAGGCGATCCGCCTGACCTTGCTGAGCGCCCATTACCGCCAGCCGCTGGACTTCACCCGCGAGGGCATCCGGCAGGCCAAGGGCGCGCTCGACCGCTGGTATCAGGCCCTGCGCGGCGATCCCGCGCCGGCGGCGGCGGCGGTGCCGTTCGATGTTCTGGCGGCGCTGGAGGATGACCTGAACAGCCCGCTCGCCATCGCCCATCTGCATGAGCTGGCGACCGCGGTGAACAAGGCGAGGAGCGACGCCGAGAAGGCGGCCGCCAAGGGCGCCTTGCTGGCGGCCGGGCAGCAGCTCGGCCTGTTGCGGCAGGACCCGGAGGCGTGGTTCCGCTGGGCGCCGACCGGCGGGGTGGAAGGCCTGAGCGATGCCGAGGTCGAGCGGTTGATCATCGATCGCAAGACCGCCCGCGCCGCCAAGAACTTCGCCGAGGCCGACCGCATCCGCAAGGAGCTGGCCGACAAGGGCATCGTCCTGGAGGATGGCCCGCAGGGCACGAGCTGGAAGCGGGGGTGA
- the nadE gene encoding NAD(+) synthase has protein sequence MTDRLSIALAQFNPLAGDPVANADRIRAIRAEAAARGADLLLCPAGAVSGSPLSDLAAFPAFLDAVERAVRGLADDTGDGGPALLVGAPWRDGPRRHNAALLLDDGKISAARFQCVMESDEAGAAEEDCFDPGPMPGPVNVRGVRVGLLIGGDLVTGDVAETLVESGAELLVGMLASPFAPGRVDARIQAGVARVVDCGLPLVAVNLVGGQEERVFDGGSFALASGGRLVAQAPLFAEHLLLTRWERGADDGWDGDEAEMIAPAEGVEALYCALLLGLHDAVTKGGVPGVVVGLTGGLDSALVAAIAVDALGPERVLAVRAPLPAGEADLLADNLADSLEDAAEIVELLGCRLDNVVLAPVLKAADSLLAPAFAGRESTVLVNQFHARLRAATLAALADRMGALLLSSVDRTDRLLGLGTEEAGCGYAVLADVPKTAVLDLARWRNANQPAGSRGPAGLLVPERVLARRLKAETPAGLPPVEALDDLLAGMLDSGLSVADLAGRGHAAESVATVWRLVVQAEAGRRKAPPGPRISRPTAARLRRFPITGGLADLV, from the coding sequence ATGACCGACCGCCTGTCCATCGCGCTCGCCCAGTTCAATCCGCTGGCCGGGGATCCCGTCGCGAACGCCGACCGGATCCGCGCCATCCGGGCGGAGGCCGCCGCCCGCGGCGCCGACCTCCTCCTCTGTCCCGCGGGTGCCGTGTCCGGCAGCCCGCTGTCGGATCTCGCCGCCTTTCCCGCCTTTCTCGATGCGGTGGAACGGGCGGTGCGGGGGTTGGCGGATGACACCGGCGATGGCGGTCCGGCCCTGCTGGTCGGCGCGCCCTGGCGCGATGGTCCCAGACGTCACAATGCCGCCCTGCTGCTCGATGACGGAAAGATTTCCGCGGCTCGTTTCCAGTGCGTAATGGAGTCCGATGAGGCCGGCGCAGCGGAGGAGGACTGTTTCGATCCCGGTCCGATGCCTGGGCCGGTGAATGTCCGTGGAGTCCGTGTCGGTCTTCTGATCGGCGGCGATCTGGTGACCGGCGACGTCGCGGAGACTCTGGTGGAAAGCGGGGCGGAACTGCTGGTCGGGATGCTGGCCAGCCCCTTCGCCCCCGGCCGTGTCGATGCGCGGATTCAGGCCGGCGTCGCGCGGGTCGTGGACTGCGGTCTGCCGCTGGTCGCGGTGAATCTCGTTGGCGGACAGGAGGAGCGGGTGTTCGATGGCGGCAGCTTCGCGCTCGCCTCCGGCGGCCGGCTGGTCGCCCAGGCTCCGCTGTTCGCCGAGCATCTGCTGCTGACCCGGTGGGAGCGCGGGGCCGATGACGGCTGGGATGGTGACGAAGCCGAAATGATCGCTCCCGCCGAGGGGGTGGAGGCGCTATACTGCGCGCTGCTGCTGGGTCTGCACGATGCCGTAACGAAAGGTGGCGTGCCGGGCGTGGTGGTTGGGCTGACCGGCGGGCTGGACTCGGCGCTGGTCGCCGCCATCGCCGTCGATGCGCTGGGGCCGGAGCGGGTGCTGGCCGTTCGCGCACCGCTGCCGGCGGGCGAGGCCGATCTTCTGGCCGACAATCTGGCCGACAGTCTGGAAGATGCGGCGGAGATCGTGGAACTGCTGGGCTGCCGCTTGGACAATGTGGTGTTGGCGCCGGTGCTGAAGGCGGCCGACTCGTTGCTGGCGCCGGCCTTTGCCGGGCGCGAGTCGACCGTGCTGGTGAACCAGTTCCATGCCCGCCTGCGTGCCGCCACCCTGGCGGCGCTGGCTGACCGGATGGGTGCCCTTCTGTTGTCGAGCGTGGACCGGACCGACCGGCTGCTCGGCCTCGGGACGGAGGAGGCCGGTTGTGGGTATGCCGTGCTGGCCGATGTGCCCAAGACGGCGGTGCTCGATCTGGCGCGTTGGCGTAACGCCAACCAGCCGGCGGGATCACGGGGACCGGCCGGGTTGCTGGTGCCGGAGCGGGTGCTGGCGCGCAGGCTGAAGGCGGAAACCCCGGCCGGGCTGCCCCCGGTCGAGGCGCTCGACGACCTGCTGGCGGGGATGCTCGACAGCGGGTTGTCGGTGGCGGACCTCGCTGGCCGCGGGCATGCGGCGGAGAGTGTGGCGACGGTCTGGCGCCTGGTGGTCCAGGCCGAGGCGGGGCGGCGCAAGGCACCGCCGGGGCCGCGGATCTCGCGCCCGACGGCGGCGCGGCTGCGGCGTTTTCCGATCACCGGCGGCCTTGCCGATCTGGTGTGA
- the elbB gene encoding isoprenoid biosynthesis glyoxalase ElbB: protein MADKSLRIGVVLSGCGVYDGTEIHEAVCTLLAIAKVGAVAVCYAPDIPQAHVVNHLTGEETGESRNVLVESARIARGKIAALSDFSAGDVDALIFPGGFGAAKNLSDFAFKGADCSVNPLVVAAVAAMRAADKPIGALCIAPAILAKILGQQGVELTIGNDPGTAAALESMGAVHRVTGHGEIVVDPGLKIVTSPCYMLEATLIQIAEGAENTVKALVELAR from the coding sequence ATGGCGGACAAGAGCTTGCGCATCGGCGTCGTGCTGTCGGGCTGCGGCGTGTATGACGGCACGGAAATCCACGAGGCGGTCTGCACCCTGCTGGCCATCGCCAAGGTCGGCGCGGTGGCGGTGTGCTATGCACCCGACATCCCGCAGGCCCATGTCGTCAACCATCTGACCGGCGAGGAGACCGGCGAGAGCCGCAACGTGCTGGTCGAATCGGCCCGCATCGCCCGCGGCAAGATCGCGGCGCTCAGCGACTTCTCGGCCGGCGACGTCGATGCCCTGATCTTCCCCGGCGGTTTCGGCGCCGCCAAGAATCTCAGCGATTTCGCCTTCAAGGGCGCCGACTGCTCGGTCAATCCGCTGGTGGTGGCCGCCGTCGCCGCCATGCGCGCCGCCGACAAGCCGATCGGCGCGCTGTGCATCGCGCCGGCCATCCTCGCCAAGATCCTGGGTCAGCAGGGAGTGGAACTGACCATCGGCAATGATCCCGGTACCGCCGCGGCGCTGGAGTCGATGGGGGCCGTCCACCGCGTCACCGGCCATGGCGAGATCGTGGTCGATCCAGGGCTGAAGATCGTCACCTCGCCCTGTTACATGCTGGAGGCCACATTGATCCAGATCGCGGAGGGGGCGGAGAATACCGTCAAGGCTCTGGTCGAACTGGCAAGGTGA